One genomic segment of Culturomica massiliensis includes these proteins:
- a CDS encoding MATE family efflux transporter: MDRAVKNIKEMEEMGIRRLLWKYFLPAFTGVLVNALYNIVDRIFIGRGVDALALSGLSAVFPLMLIIFAFAMLVAIGANVRISINMGKRDYKRAEWVLGNAVTLGIIISILLTLFGYIYRYPLLKIFGEGEGAMPYALEYFEYILFANIFANIGFILNNACRAEGNPKTAMYSLFISAGTNTVLDPIFIFGFGMGVKGAAIATIISQFVLCIWVVAHFYSKRSTLKLHFSNLRLNSHIIYNIITIGFAPFSMQMAASAVQAVLNTQLIRYGGELAVGAMGIINSVGQLLVMSIIAINMASQPIIGFNFGAEQYKRVKETLLICIYAATFISFGGFALTQLLPGEIVRIFNTNNPELFELGRKGLRIFTLFFPVVGFQIIIGSYYQSIGKAGIAAFLSLLRQVIILIPILYLLPRFYHLDGVWFANPISDLLAGAISSIFLIKALKKLNKA; this comes from the coding sequence ATGGACAGAGCGGTAAAAAACATAAAAGAAATGGAAGAAATGGGCATACGTCGCCTGTTGTGGAAATATTTTCTTCCGGCTTTTACAGGAGTACTCGTCAACGCATTGTACAACATCGTCGACCGTATATTTATCGGTCGCGGCGTCGATGCTCTGGCTCTTTCCGGACTCAGTGCCGTCTTTCCCCTGATGCTGATTATCTTTGCCTTCGCTATGCTCGTCGCCATCGGAGCCAATGTCCGCATTTCCATCAATATGGGAAAAAGAGACTACAAACGCGCCGAATGGGTTCTGGGAAATGCCGTCACATTGGGTATAATCATTTCCATTCTGCTGACCCTATTCGGATACATATACCGGTATCCCCTGCTGAAAATTTTCGGAGAAGGAGAAGGAGCCATGCCCTATGCACTGGAATATTTCGAATACATCCTATTCGCCAATATCTTCGCCAACATCGGATTTATCCTGAACAATGCCTGCCGGGCCGAAGGCAATCCGAAAACCGCGATGTATTCCCTCTTTATTTCTGCCGGTACCAACACGGTACTCGACCCGATTTTCATTTTCGGTTTCGGTATGGGGGTAAAAGGTGCCGCCATCGCCACCATCATTTCCCAATTCGTACTCTGTATATGGGTAGTAGCCCATTTCTACAGCAAACGCTCTACCCTTAAACTGCATTTCAGTAACCTGCGTCTGAACAGCCACATCATATACAACATCATCACCATCGGCTTCGCGCCCTTCTCCATGCAAATGGCGGCCAGTGCCGTGCAAGCCGTGCTAAACACCCAATTGATCCGCTACGGAGGAGAACTGGCTGTCGGAGCAATGGGCATCATCAACAGTGTAGGTCAATTACTGGTTATGAGCATCATAGCCATCAATATGGCATCACAACCCATCATCGGATTTAACTTCGGAGCCGAGCAGTACAAACGGGTCAAAGAAACCCTGCTCATCTGTATCTATGCCGCCACATTCATTTCCTTCGGCGGATTTGCACTCACACAGCTATTGCCCGGAGAGATTGTCCGGATTTTCAATACCAATAACCCGGAACTATTCGAACTCGGACGGAAAGGCTTGCGGATATTTACGCTCTTTTTTCCGGTCGTTGGTTTTCAAATCATTATCGGCAGCTACTATCAATCCATCGGTAAGGCAGGCATCGCCGCTTTTCTCTCCCTGCTTCGCCAGGTGATTATCCTGATACCGATCCTATACCTGCTTCCCCGATTTTATCACCTCGACGGAGTATGGTTTGCCAATCCTATCTCCGACCTGCTGGCCGGAGCCATCAGTTCCATATTCCTGATAAAAGCATTGAAAAAACTCAACAAAGCCTGA